From Gemmatimonadota bacterium, one genomic window encodes:
- a CDS encoding RNA polymerase sigma factor, translated as MSKRDAEQVQKILSGDQAAYEPLVEAYQGRIFAFVAGRIRDFSATEDIVQNAFVEAYMHLKSLKSPEKFSGWLRGIALNLSNKWLQQKRPIVSIDDTSQDVTPEISEFPLPDLPDEALEKTETKEAVTAAVDALPDIYRESVLLHYMEGMTYPEIAVFLNIPESTVTGRLQVARNRLRDELMPLVEDTLLEKRPTPQLTRKIIAALPPLLYAVPTQASLLAKLKGTGMIKITGIIGAGIAGTGLYFGGISAVLNLGQENTEPSQVPQIQLELENPAQNEQSVPEKTDETEGVESSRREVQSDSDTSGDTEKLDFRMETSSQDSLVKIVYWIPETVYSDSVFIELECYNNMGMIVAKPVNKTHAPGSYTTFLSKQGLPDGIYFVRLRANRSNKNAMVRKLNLIWTDRK; from the coding sequence ATGAGCAAACGCGATGCAGAGCAAGTACAAAAAATACTGTCTGGCGACCAGGCTGCTTACGAACCGCTGGTTGAGGCGTATCAAGGGCGCATCTTTGCTTTTGTAGCAGGTCGAATCCGCGACTTTTCCGCAACTGAAGACATCGTACAAAATGCGTTTGTGGAGGCATACATGCACCTCAAGTCTCTAAAATCGCCCGAAAAATTCTCAGGTTGGCTGCGAGGAATTGCACTCAATTTGTCAAACAAATGGCTTCAGCAGAAGCGTCCAATCGTCTCAATTGACGATACATCACAAGATGTAACACCTGAAATATCGGAATTTCCACTGCCAGACTTACCCGACGAAGCACTGGAAAAAACCGAAACAAAAGAAGCTGTTACAGCCGCCGTGGATGCATTGCCAGACATTTATCGAGAATCAGTACTGCTCCACTACATGGAAGGCATGACCTATCCCGAAATCGCCGTCTTTCTCAACATCCCCGAAAGCACAGTAACCGGTCGCCTTCAGGTTGCGCGCAATCGCTTGCGCGACGAATTGATGCCGCTGGTAGAAGACACACTCCTCGAAAAACGTCCGACACCTCAACTAACGCGCAAAATAATAGCCGCATTACCCCCGCTATTGTACGCAGTGCCAACGCAGGCGAGTCTGCTCGCAAAACTGAAAGGAACGGGCATGATAAAAATAACGGGTATCATCGGCGCAGGGATCGCGGGAACGGGATTGTATTTTGGTGGAATATCGGCAGTGTTGAATTTAGGACAAGAAAACACTGAGCCATCCCAGGTGCCCCAAATACAGCTCGAATTGGAAAACCCCGCTCAAAATGAGCAATCCGTTCCTGAGAAAACTGACGAAACAGAGGGCGTAGAATCTTCGCGACGAGAAGTCCAATCCGATTCTGATACAAGTGGCGATACAGAAAAACTAGACTTCAGAATGGAAACTTCGTCACAAGATTCACTGGTAAAAATTGTGTACTGGATACCAGAGACGGTCTATTCAGACTCCGTCTTTATAGAACTCGAATGCTACAATAATATGGGCATGATAGTAGCCAAACCGGTTAATAAAACACACGCACCGGGTTCTTATACGACGTTCTTATCTAAACAAGGACTTCCCGACGGAATATACTTCGTAAGATTAAGAGCAAATCGATCAAACAAAAACGCAATGGTACGAAAATTAAATCTAATTTGGACAGACAGAAAGTGA
- a CDS encoding TlpA disulfide reductase family protein gives MYFNKCKLVASLAICLIAYSLCFAQQPTHSKEEKNRFRQFASGYLPKTPDQYWEGILGLEQLLVDYPNTFLKGDISITLLGYYQHVTDDPHLLIELCDKMLALRMHANGAYETAARILVDKKVRSDKTILYAQNALKEALQNQEKWENYGKRELICRDLLARAYQLLGQHDRAVAEAKTVILDWQTREDLGDLEMASRQASVDRAKTHLLQIYIDQKAWTEAYELASELLLSSIIRTDIAELWSQAYAGKFGSGAGMSKAYVALKAKWDKKIIQRVEKKRISRPAPTFEVQKLDGEKITSEDLKGKAMVLTFWAGWCSPCIEELPYLQNLKTQFRKQNVEFLAINIDQDSSMRRDMVASFRYQSAPLLTFALGDLQIRKAFGSDEIPYTCIIDQNGQIRYERKGLGADFSVAMAHQLEWVIGMNEAQ, from the coding sequence ATGTATTTCAACAAGTGCAAACTGGTAGCAAGTCTGGCAATATGTCTAATTGCATATTCTCTGTGTTTTGCACAACAGCCAACCCATTCCAAAGAAGAAAAGAATCGATTTCGCCAATTTGCGTCCGGGTACCTCCCCAAGACCCCAGATCAGTATTGGGAAGGCATTCTGGGACTGGAGCAACTGCTTGTAGATTATCCCAATACCTTTTTGAAAGGCGACATCTCCATCACCCTGTTGGGTTATTACCAGCACGTCACCGATGATCCACACCTGTTGATAGAGCTATGCGACAAAATGCTCGCATTGCGAATGCATGCTAACGGTGCTTACGAAACGGCTGCTCGGATACTCGTAGATAAGAAAGTTCGATCTGATAAAACGATTCTATATGCACAAAACGCATTAAAAGAAGCATTGCAGAACCAGGAAAAATGGGAGAATTACGGTAAAAGAGAACTCATCTGCCGGGATCTATTGGCGCGTGCTTATCAACTCCTTGGGCAACACGACCGTGCTGTTGCGGAAGCAAAGACTGTAATTCTCGACTGGCAAACCCGGGAGGATTTAGGCGACCTGGAAATGGCATCTCGGCAGGCATCAGTAGATAGGGCAAAGACCCACTTGCTTCAGATCTATATCGACCAAAAAGCATGGACAGAGGCTTATGAACTCGCCTCAGAACTATTGCTCTCATCGATCATCCGCACGGATATAGCAGAATTATGGAGCCAGGCTTATGCTGGCAAATTCGGTTCAGGTGCAGGCATGAGCAAAGCATACGTTGCCTTAAAAGCCAAGTGGGATAAAAAAATTATCCAACGCGTCGAAAAAAAACGCATCTCACGCCCTGCACCCACCTTTGAAGTCCAAAAGTTAGACGGCGAGAAAATCACTTCAGAGGACTTAAAAGGCAAAGCTATGGTACTAACATTTTGGGCGGGATGGTGCAGCCCGTGCATTGAAGAACTGCCCTATCTCCAAAACCTCAAAACGCAATTTCGCAAACAAAATGTTGAATTTTTAGCGATAAATATCGACCAGGACAGCTCAATGCGCCGGGATATGGTCGCCAGCTTTCGGTACCAGAGCGCACCGCTTTTAACCTTTGCATTGGGCGATCTGCAAATCCGAAAAGCGTTTGGCTCCGACGAGATTCCCTATACCTGCATCATCGATCAGAACGGACAGATTCGATATGAACGCAAGGGATTAGGTGCGGACTTCAGCGTGGCAATGGCGCATCAATTGGAGTGGGTCATCGGAATGAATGAAGCGCAGTAA